From one Gemmatimonas sp. UBA7669 genomic stretch:
- a CDS encoding dienelactone hydrolase family protein: MKQKTAHDFDQDLLILFDAYVHGGIDRRTFLDKAAKYAVGGVTAAMLLEQLSPKFLEAQTIAHEDTRIEQTHVEYASPNGYGTMRGYLAKPSGGGKAPGILVIHENRGLNPHIEDITRRLAVDGFVAFAPDALFPLGGYPGDEDKAREAFGKLDQTKTREDFVAAAAFLAARPECTGKIGAVGFCYGGGMVNFLATRLGRELSAGVAYYGSSPNLPDVPRITAPLMIQSAENDPRINASWPDFEAALKAAGVRYERHLYPGTQHGFNNNTTPRYDAAAAKLSWDRTLAFFRQHVK, translated from the coding sequence ATGAAACAGAAAACCGCCCACGATTTCGACCAGGACCTGCTCATCCTGTTCGATGCCTACGTTCACGGTGGCATTGATCGGCGCACGTTTCTCGACAAGGCCGCCAAGTATGCCGTCGGTGGGGTGACCGCCGCCATGCTGCTGGAGCAGCTCAGCCCCAAGTTTCTCGAAGCGCAAACCATTGCGCACGAAGACACGCGCATCGAGCAAACCCACGTGGAGTACGCCTCACCCAATGGCTATGGCACCATGCGCGGCTATCTCGCCAAGCCATCGGGCGGTGGCAAGGCGCCGGGCATTCTCGTCATTCACGAGAATCGTGGGCTCAATCCGCACATTGAGGACATCACCCGTCGACTGGCAGTAGACGGCTTTGTGGCCTTCGCCCCAGATGCACTCTTCCCGCTGGGTGGATATCCCGGTGACGAGGACAAGGCGCGTGAAGCCTTCGGCAAACTCGACCAGACCAAGACGCGCGAAGACTTTGTTGCCGCAGCGGCCTTTCTCGCAGCGCGCCCCGAATGCACCGGCAAGATCGGCGCGGTGGGATTCTGCTACGGCGGCGGTATGGTGAACTTCCTGGCCACGCGACTTGGCCGTGAGCTCTCCGCCGGTGTGGCGTACTATGGTTCGTCGCCCAATCTACCGGACGTGCCCAGGATTACCGCACCGCTCATGATTCAATCGGCAGAGAACGACCCGCGCATCAACGCCAGCTGGCCCGACTTCGAGGCTGCGCTCAAGGCGGCCGGCGTGCGCTACGAACGGCACCTGTATCCGGGCACGCAGCACGGATTCAACAACAATACCACGCCGCGCTACGATGCGGCGGCGGCCAAGCTGTCATGGGATCGCACGCTGGCTTTCTTTCGTCAGCATGTGAAGTAA
- a CDS encoding hybrid sensor histidine kinase/response regulator, with product MTGIALLVGVIFMWSARGEFAGILREASGTRLASSGSMLANAVQSGVVAARSEVQQLAALPDVRDALTGTGDSARVAQAIRTGLAVRADSTFVRVLVVDTAARVRHELRLGDHELSPGWALEALRRGELSPVNPTFSPLLNANGRAQAEYVAPVHGKPGGESLLGYVIITRAIRGQGAPQIRQLIGNGTLLFGQIDAGIWTDLDSVVDGPPPIARADSILTFAESPRGPGVGIATSIRGTPWVIWLQVPDSSVLAPLNGFQRRMTPILLVVVVVGAALAWSISRRITGRITALTARVDEMAADVQGDAAAATSSRLLAHDGRDEVDRLESAFAMMAERTQHQQQLEAELQQAQKLEAVGRLAGGIAHDFNNVLTVVSNFAEIIQQDVAPDSATSRDLDQIRQATNRASRLTRQLLAFSRRQILQPQPLDVNERVQSVAGLLERLLPAHVNIALELGDGLSAVMADPVQIEQVLLNLAVNASDAMPSGGRLTIRTLMADLDDLPAQGVTTPASGTEITSRRHVCLVVKDSGVGMDRETLQRVFEPFFTTKPIGKGTGLGLASVHGTVAQLGGRVWVYSEPGKGTTFKVFLPQADEAVSAADTVAVSQTVPRGSGTVLLVEDEPGTREVTRRLLERSGYSVIELHTANEALDRLASDRQQVCAVLTDVMMPGMNGMAFARHVWARWPDLPVVLMSGYSDTDVLDEADARHVHFLEKPFTSATLLKALSDAQAGVAPLRP from the coding sequence ATGACCGGGATTGCGCTGTTGGTTGGCGTGATCTTCATGTGGTCAGCACGCGGTGAGTTTGCCGGCATTCTGCGTGAGGCCAGTGGGACGCGACTGGCATCCAGCGGCAGCATGTTGGCGAACGCGGTGCAGTCTGGTGTGGTGGCAGCCCGAAGCGAGGTGCAGCAGCTGGCCGCCCTCCCGGATGTTCGAGATGCCCTCACCGGTACTGGCGATTCGGCGCGCGTTGCGCAGGCAATTCGCACTGGGCTCGCGGTGCGTGCTGACAGCACCTTCGTTCGTGTCCTGGTGGTCGACACCGCCGCTCGTGTGCGTCATGAACTGCGGCTTGGAGACCACGAACTCTCCCCGGGCTGGGCGCTCGAAGCGCTGCGACGCGGTGAGTTGTCACCGGTCAATCCCACATTCAGTCCGCTGCTCAACGCCAATGGGCGCGCACAGGCCGAATATGTCGCGCCAGTGCACGGCAAGCCCGGTGGGGAGAGTCTGCTCGGCTACGTCATCATCACGCGTGCCATACGGGGACAGGGTGCCCCTCAGATTCGACAACTGATTGGCAACGGCACGCTGCTGTTTGGCCAGATTGATGCCGGCATCTGGACCGATCTCGATTCGGTGGTGGACGGTCCGCCACCCATTGCACGGGCCGACTCAATTCTGACCTTTGCGGAATCTCCGAGAGGGCCGGGTGTCGGTATTGCCACCAGCATTCGCGGTACGCCATGGGTTATCTGGCTGCAGGTGCCGGATTCTTCGGTGCTCGCGCCGCTCAACGGATTTCAGCGTCGCATGACGCCCATTCTGCTGGTCGTCGTTGTCGTGGGAGCCGCACTGGCCTGGTCGATCAGTCGACGCATCACGGGGCGGATTACGGCCCTTACGGCGCGCGTGGATGAGATGGCTGCCGATGTTCAGGGTGACGCTGCGGCGGCGACCTCCAGTCGTTTGTTGGCGCATGACGGCCGCGACGAGGTCGATCGCCTCGAATCGGCATTCGCCATGATGGCGGAGCGTACGCAACATCAGCAGCAGTTGGAAGCGGAACTGCAACAGGCACAGAAGCTCGAAGCGGTGGGTCGACTGGCCGGTGGAATCGCGCACGATTTCAACAACGTGCTCACGGTGGTCAGCAACTTCGCCGAGATCATTCAGCAGGATGTCGCACCGGACAGCGCCACCTCGCGCGATCTTGACCAGATCCGTCAGGCCACGAACCGTGCGTCACGTCTTACCCGTCAACTGTTGGCCTTCAGTCGTCGACAGATTCTGCAGCCGCAGCCGCTCGATGTGAATGAGCGGGTGCAGTCGGTGGCTGGCCTGCTGGAACGCCTGCTGCCGGCGCACGTGAACATTGCATTGGAGCTTGGCGACGGATTGTCGGCCGTCATGGCTGATCCGGTGCAGATCGAGCAGGTTCTGCTCAATCTTGCGGTGAACGCATCCGACGCCATGCCGAGTGGTGGTCGGCTGACGATCCGCACGCTCATGGCCGATCTTGACGATCTGCCCGCGCAGGGGGTGACGACGCCAGCGAGTGGTACGGAGATCACGTCGCGTCGTCATGTGTGTCTGGTCGTGAAAGACTCGGGTGTCGGCATGGATCGCGAGACGCTGCAGCGTGTGTTCGAGCCCTTCTTCACCACCAAGCCCATAGGCAAGGGCACCGGTCTTGGTCTGGCGTCGGTCCACGGCACGGTGGCGCAACTCGGCGGTCGTGTGTGGGTGTACAGTGAGCCGGGCAAGGGCACGACCTTCAAGGTGTTCCTGCCGCAGGCTGACGAGGCCGTGAGTGCTGCCGACACGGTCGCGGTTTCGCAGACGGTCCCTCGTGGCTCAGGCACGGTGCTGCTTGTGGAGGATGAACCCGGGACGCGGGAAGTCACCCGACGCTTGCTCGAGCGAAGCGGCTATTCGGTGATCGAGCTTCACACGGCCAATGAGGCACTGGACCGCCTCGCGTCAGACCGGCAGCAGGTGTGCGCGGTGCTGACCGACGTCATGATGCCGGGAATGAACGGTATGGCCTTTGCACGACATGTTTGGGCGCGCTGGCCTGACCTGCCCGTAGTCCTCATGTCCGGCTACTCCGACACGGACGTGTTGGACGAGGCCGATGCGCGGCACGTGCACTTTCTCGAGAAGCCCTTCACGTCGGCCACGTTGCTCAAGGCCTTGTCCGATGCGCAGGCGGGGGTTGCGCCGCTCCGCCCCTGA
- a CDS encoding SDR family oxidoreductase has product MSPDSPSPEFLDAFRRATALLERVIADRTLLMQVDGQERQRFVDAVATVFQPDVRARRAMVKATSRQRKLEAAQRDDAVLQQTGIRELRRKPVFTTPNVYLLGDPAAGMSSTVTGSDEQADGSGEVDVRGEAVVPQHCYICKQKFTTVHHFYDQMCLACAEFNFRKRTELTDLRGRTALLTGGRVKIGHQAGLKLLRCGARLLVSTRFPRDSAQRYAAEPDFAEWKDRLEIFGLDLRHTPSVEAFCRHLLETEPRLDFIINNACQTVRRPPAFYAHMMDGERVAGAALAPEARRLVERYEDLRASGGMLALPGATAPLAADAPELTAAALEQVGLTHAASLSQVALLPEDLDGGQHLFPEGKLDQDLQQVDLRSRNSWRLLLDEVSSVELLEVQLVNATAPFIINARLKALMTRTPERDKHIVNVSAMEGQFYRNNKTTRHPHTNMAKAALNMMTRTSAADYQQAGIHMNSVDTGWVTDEDVAELAARKVANHRFHPPLDIVDGAARIVDPIITGVATGQHVWGQFLKDYAPTDW; this is encoded by the coding sequence ATGTCCCCGGATTCTCCCTCTCCCGAGTTTCTCGACGCGTTCCGTCGCGCCACGGCGCTGCTGGAGCGCGTGATTGCCGATCGCACCCTGCTCATGCAGGTGGATGGCCAGGAGCGCCAACGCTTCGTCGACGCGGTCGCCACCGTGTTCCAGCCGGATGTGCGCGCGCGTCGTGCCATGGTCAAGGCCACCTCCCGGCAGCGCAAGCTCGAGGCCGCGCAGCGCGATGATGCCGTGCTGCAGCAGACCGGCATCCGCGAGCTGCGGCGCAAGCCGGTGTTCACCACGCCGAATGTGTACCTGCTTGGCGACCCGGCAGCCGGCATGTCCAGCACGGTGACAGGCAGCGACGAGCAGGCCGATGGATCGGGAGAGGTGGACGTGCGCGGTGAGGCCGTCGTGCCGCAGCACTGCTACATCTGCAAGCAGAAGTTCACCACGGTGCATCACTTCTACGACCAGATGTGCCTGGCCTGCGCGGAGTTCAACTTCCGCAAGCGCACCGAGCTGACCGACCTGCGCGGGCGCACGGCACTGCTCACCGGCGGGCGCGTCAAGATCGGCCATCAGGCAGGGCTCAAGTTGCTGCGTTGTGGGGCGCGCTTGCTGGTTTCCACGCGCTTTCCGCGCGACTCGGCGCAGCGCTATGCGGCGGAGCCGGACTTTGCGGAGTGGAAGGATCGGCTGGAGATCTTTGGTCTCGACCTGCGGCATACGCCGAGCGTGGAGGCGTTCTGCCGTCATCTGCTGGAAACCGAGCCACGGCTCGACTTCATCATCAACAACGCGTGTCAGACCGTGCGGCGTCCGCCGGCCTTCTATGCGCACATGATGGACGGGGAACGTGTGGCGGGTGCGGCGTTGGCTCCAGAGGCGCGGCGTCTGGTTGAACGTTACGAGGACCTTCGCGCCTCGGGTGGCATGCTGGCGCTGCCAGGAGCCACGGCGCCGCTTGCTGCCGATGCGCCCGAACTCACCGCCGCGGCGCTCGAGCAGGTGGGACTTACCCATGCCGCGTCGCTCTCCCAGGTGGCGCTCCTGCCCGAGGATCTCGACGGCGGACAGCACCTGTTCCCGGAGGGCAAGCTGGATCAGGATCTGCAGCAGGTGGACCTGCGCTCGCGCAACTCGTGGCGACTGCTGTTGGATGAAGTGTCGAGCGTGGAGCTGCTGGAGGTGCAGTTGGTGAACGCCACCGCGCCGTTCATCATCAACGCGCGCCTCAAGGCGCTCATGACCCGCACACCTGAGCGCGACAAGCACATCGTGAACGTGTCGGCCATGGAAGGCCAGTTCTATCGCAACAACAAGACCACGCGGCATCCGCACACCAACATGGCCAAGGCGGCGCTCAACATGATGACGCGCACCTCAGCGGCCGACTACCAGCAGGCGGGCATTCACATGAACAGTGTGGACACCGGCTGGGTGACGGACGAGGACGTGGCTGAGTTGGCGGCGCGCAAGGTGGCCAACCACCGATTCCACCCGCCGCTTGATATTGTGGATGGTGCGGCCCGCATTGTGGATCCGATCATCACAGGGGTGGCGACGGGGCAGCATGTGTGGGGGCAGTTCCTGAAGGATTATGCGCCGACGGATTGGTGA
- a CDS encoding lmo0937 family membrane protein, translating to MLTTLAIVLLVLWMLGMVSSYTIGGFVHILLVVAIVMVLVRIIQGRKPIS from the coding sequence ATGCTGACCACACTCGCCATCGTACTGCTGGTGCTGTGGATGCTCGGAATGGTGTCGTCGTACACGATCGGTGGCTTTGTCCACATTCTGCTGGTGGTCGCCATCGTGATGGTGCTGGTGCGCATCATTCAGGGCCGCAAGCCCATCAGTTGA
- a CDS encoding response regulator, which yields MADARGMVMVVDDNQDVRDSMLLLLEVMGWSGRGFATAESALAEVTTNNGLTRYAIALVDVSLPGMSGLELATRIRAESAENTRRPILVAMTGWGSVDDRAQTLAAGFDEHVIKPLDVPGLQQLLAKAVN from the coding sequence ATGGCGGATGCCCGAGGCATGGTGATGGTGGTGGACGATAACCAGGACGTGCGTGACAGCATGCTTCTGCTTCTCGAAGTGATGGGCTGGAGCGGCCGCGGCTTTGCAACGGCCGAATCGGCACTGGCCGAGGTCACGACCAACAATGGACTGACCCGCTATGCCATTGCCCTTGTCGACGTGTCGCTGCCCGGCATGTCGGGCCTTGAGCTGGCGACCCGCATACGCGCAGAATCGGCCGAGAATACACGTCGCCCCATCCTGGTCGCAATGACCGGATGGGGCTCGGTGGACGATCGCGCTCAGACTCTTGCCGCCGGATTCGATGAGCACGTCATCAAACCGCTGGACGTGCCGGGCCTCCAACAGCTGCTGGCAAAGGCGGTCAACTGA
- a CDS encoding DUF4397 domain-containing protein: MTRASRTLALLTAAFFSTQACSRSADDQQAVETRTDDGTLVSAMTPENADAEGSAMVRVVNAVPLSSEIIVRADEMHSLPSVSYGQVSDYQSIDKTWASFQVGDTVAGTFAPLNTNRALLSNGARYTIVVLKNEQGDSFETRIARDEYVAEPNKAAVRVIHAAPGIKEVKVQPRGGEVLVEGLDYGDEEAYLQINPWSGVLEVRADERNEPMLVTPKVNFEAGKAYTLVLSRDKKGKVELFWFADAPKY, encoded by the coding sequence ATGACGCGCGCATCCCGCACGCTCGCTCTGCTCACCGCCGCGTTCTTCTCCACGCAGGCCTGCAGCAGGTCGGCCGACGATCAACAGGCAGTGGAAACCCGTACGGACGACGGTACACTCGTGAGCGCCATGACACCGGAGAACGCCGACGCCGAAGGCTCGGCCATGGTTCGTGTCGTCAACGCCGTGCCGCTCTCGTCCGAGATCATCGTACGCGCCGACGAGATGCACTCGCTCCCATCGGTTTCGTATGGTCAGGTCAGCGACTACCAGTCCATCGACAAGACCTGGGCCAGCTTCCAGGTTGGCGACACGGTGGCCGGCACTTTCGCACCGCTCAACACCAACCGGGCGCTGCTCTCGAATGGTGCGCGCTACACCATCGTCGTTCTGAAGAACGAGCAGGGCGATTCCTTTGAGACACGCATTGCCCGCGATGAATACGTGGCCGAGCCGAACAAGGCGGCCGTGCGCGTGATTCACGCCGCACCGGGCATCAAGGAGGTCAAGGTGCAGCCGCGCGGTGGTGAGGTGCTGGTGGAAGGACTCGACTATGGCGACGAAGAAGCCTACCTGCAGATCAACCCGTGGTCCGGCGTGCTCGAGGTTCGTGCCGACGAGCGCAACGAGCCGATGCTGGTGACACCCAAGGTGAACTTCGAAGCCGGCAAGGCTTACACGCTGGTGCTGTCGCGGGACAAGAAGGGCAAAGTCGAGCTGTTCTGGTTTGCTGACGCACCGAAGTACTGA
- a CDS encoding response regulator transcription factor, translating to MTSALPIRLLLVDDHAILREGLAALLTSMNGLEVVGQAGDGATALDMYRELQPDVVICDLRMVPMDGTEFTAAVRAEYPSARVILLTTYDTDEEVFRGLRAGAASYVLKDVAPAQLVETVQAVHAGHKAIDPAIAAKLAEHVASDGLTARQLEVLQCLAEGRSNLEIASTLYISEGTVKAHIKAIFQKLGARDRTQAVTIGIKRGFIRGL from the coding sequence GTGACGTCTGCCTTGCCCATCCGCCTGCTGCTCGTCGACGATCACGCCATTCTGCGCGAGGGGCTGGCCGCCTTGTTGACCAGCATGAATGGCCTGGAAGTGGTCGGACAGGCTGGAGACGGCGCTACCGCTCTGGACATGTACCGTGAGTTGCAGCCGGACGTGGTGATCTGTGACCTGCGCATGGTCCCCATGGATGGGACGGAGTTTACCGCTGCCGTTCGCGCAGAGTACCCCTCCGCACGGGTCATCCTGCTCACCACATACGATACCGACGAAGAGGTGTTCCGTGGCCTGCGCGCAGGAGCCGCAAGCTACGTATTGAAAGATGTCGCTCCGGCTCAGCTCGTGGAAACCGTGCAGGCCGTGCACGCCGGGCACAAGGCCATCGACCCCGCCATCGCAGCCAAGCTGGCCGAGCATGTGGCCAGCGACGGGCTTACGGCCCGCCAGCTGGAAGTGCTGCAGTGCCTGGCTGAAGGACGCTCCAATCTCGAGATCGCGAGCACGCTGTATATCAGCGAAGGCACCGTCAAGGCACACATCAAGGCCATCTTTCAGAAGCTCGGTGCACGCGATCGCACGCAGGCGGTGACCATTGGCATCAAGCGAGGTTTCATACGCGGATTGTAG
- a CDS encoding PAS domain S-box protein has product MARKPRSAAYGFVNPFDRLTTRSLTWGAIIAAIVLAINVPLTVRNTRSMEQTAELLAHSHEVVNTLAGLMLHLESAESDVRGFVATADSADAIQPADIRGGLVQQLNRLDSLVADNASQRERLAMLRRVATARVAALDTLQRVARTRGPAAARAILQRERRLQRPDSVRLVIDGMTGAEQVLLTGRAQAAEETYEQAARSGVFAGTAALVAFLGFVIVLRRELAARHEAATLLAAERERLDTTLRSIGDAVITTDTKGLVTTMNVVAEQLTGRSAMSAVGQPLDAVYRIPIDPSASLGEHPVHTVLSGRRARSALHQVTLRSHDGTERPIDQTAAAIVTPSGERLGGVLVFRDVSEQQAAQQRIRASQQRLQLALRSARMVSFDVPLDGGAVTLSDNGSEVLGMPPGRQLQSLADALTLVHPDDLADVQAAIAAATTDTRNEGFRVSCRIRREVSQDIGWVEVRGEIQTARDGRPILAGLLLDITDRRAAEQSLRESEARFRSMADSAPVMIWVVGGDGLVRYLNQRWFDFSGMQPTDPTPSLADWVHPDDQSEYRRVTEQARAARRPYRHEFRLRRHDGSYRWVINTATPRVHDDGEWLGYIGSILDIEDRKRLEDELRSLARDLSDADRRKDEFLATLAHELRNPLAPIRNGIEILRLAAPSPDIIERTRGMMERQVVQLVRLVDDLLDVSRISSGKLELRPAVVPLSDIISTARESTAPHLQSRGQRLHVTMPQATVVVHGDAARLSQVLANLLDNASKYSPHNTDIRIDVSASANHVQLRVRDQGQGIPPQQLHQIFDLFTQVDRTLERTTGGLGIGLTLVKRLVEMHGGSIVAESAGDGTGSTFTVTLPVLQQPDSAGEGPQTLSLSAAQGLRIVVCDDNADAATTLSTVLQADGHDVATVHRGEDAVQLALVQQPDVIILDLGMPGLNGFDTAEQIRVQTAGPAPCLIALTGWGADDYRDRTRRAGFDHHLVKPADLSALRQILATVKVRTAE; this is encoded by the coding sequence ATGGCCCGCAAGCCCCGCAGTGCGGCGTATGGTTTCGTCAATCCGTTTGATCGCCTGACCACACGCTCCCTCACCTGGGGCGCCATCATCGCGGCCATCGTGCTGGCCATCAATGTGCCGCTCACGGTGCGGAACACGCGCAGCATGGAGCAGACGGCCGAGCTGCTGGCGCACAGCCATGAGGTGGTCAACACGCTCGCCGGTCTCATGCTGCACCTCGAGTCGGCGGAGTCCGACGTGCGAGGCTTCGTTGCCACCGCCGACTCGGCCGATGCGATTCAGCCGGCCGACATTCGCGGCGGACTGGTGCAGCAACTCAATCGCCTGGACAGTCTGGTGGCCGACAACGCCAGTCAGCGTGAGCGTCTTGCCATGCTGCGCCGTGTGGCCACTGCGCGTGTGGCGGCGCTGGACACGCTGCAGCGTGTGGCACGCACCCGAGGTCCGGCGGCGGCGCGCGCCATTCTGCAGCGCGAACGACGCCTGCAGCGCCCCGATTCCGTTCGACTGGTGATCGATGGCATGACCGGCGCAGAACAGGTCCTGCTGACCGGTCGCGCTCAGGCCGCAGAGGAAACCTACGAGCAAGCCGCCCGCAGTGGCGTATTTGCCGGCACCGCCGCGCTGGTCGCCTTTCTCGGATTTGTCATCGTGCTGCGACGTGAGCTTGCGGCGCGACACGAAGCCGCGACGCTGCTGGCCGCCGAGCGTGAACGACTGGACACCACCCTGCGCAGCATCGGTGACGCTGTCATCACCACGGACACCAAGGGTCTCGTCACCACCATGAATGTGGTGGCCGAACAGTTGACGGGGCGAAGCGCCATGTCGGCGGTGGGTCAGCCGCTCGACGCCGTTTATCGCATTCCCATCGATCCGTCGGCCAGTCTTGGCGAGCACCCGGTACACACGGTGCTTTCAGGGCGACGGGCGCGATCGGCGCTGCATCAGGTGACACTGCGGTCGCATGATGGCACCGAGCGGCCAATTGACCAGACGGCCGCCGCCATTGTTACTCCCTCCGGTGAGCGGCTGGGTGGTGTGCTGGTCTTCCGCGATGTGTCCGAACAGCAGGCCGCGCAGCAGCGCATTCGCGCCAGTCAACAACGACTGCAGCTCGCCTTGCGCTCTGCGCGCATGGTGTCGTTTGACGTCCCGCTTGATGGCGGCGCAGTCACGCTGTCTGACAATGGCAGCGAGGTGCTCGGCATGCCACCGGGTCGCCAACTGCAGTCACTGGCGGACGCACTTACGCTCGTGCATCCCGACGATCTGGCCGACGTACAGGCGGCCATTGCCGCAGCGACCACGGACACCCGCAACGAAGGCTTCCGCGTGAGCTGCCGCATCCGGCGCGAAGTCAGCCAGGACATTGGCTGGGTGGAGGTTCGCGGAGAAATCCAGACGGCGCGCGACGGCCGTCCCATACTTGCCGGTCTCCTTCTGGACATTACCGATCGACGGGCCGCCGAGCAGTCACTGCGCGAGAGTGAAGCGCGGTTCCGCAGCATGGCGGACAGTGCGCCGGTCATGATCTGGGTTGTGGGTGGAGACGGCTTGGTTCGTTATCTCAACCAGCGCTGGTTCGACTTCAGCGGTATGCAGCCCACCGATCCCACACCGTCGCTTGCGGACTGGGTGCACCCCGACGACCAGAGCGAGTACCGACGGGTGACGGAACAGGCCCGCGCGGCCCGCCGCCCCTATCGCCACGAGTTCCGCCTGCGCCGCCACGATGGCAGCTACCGCTGGGTCATCAACACCGCCACCCCTCGGGTACACGATGACGGGGAATGGCTCGGCTACATCGGGTCCATTCTCGATATTGAGGATCGCAAGCGCCTGGAAGATGAGCTGCGGTCCCTGGCCCGCGATCTGTCAGACGCCGATCGCAGAAAGGACGAGTTCCTCGCCACCCTGGCGCACGAGCTGCGCAATCCATTGGCGCCCATTCGCAACGGCATCGAAATCCTGCGCCTGGCCGCGCCTTCCCCCGACATCATTGAGCGCACGCGTGGCATGATGGAGCGGCAGGTCGTGCAGTTGGTGCGGTTGGTGGATGACCTGCTCGACGTCTCCCGCATCAGCAGCGGAAAGCTCGAGCTGCGTCCAGCCGTGGTACCGCTGTCCGACATCATCTCCACCGCCCGGGAGTCCACGGCGCCGCATCTGCAGTCCCGCGGTCAGCGCCTGCACGTGACGATGCCCCAGGCCACCGTCGTCGTGCACGGCGACGCGGCGCGCCTGTCCCAGGTACTCGCCAATCTGCTCGACAACGCGTCCAAGTACAGCCCGCACAACACGGACATCCGCATCGACGTCTCGGCAAGTGCCAATCACGTACAACTGCGCGTGCGCGATCAGGGTCAGGGCATTCCGCCGCAGCAGCTGCATCAGATCTTCGACCTTTTCACGCAGGTCGACCGAACACTCGAGCGCACAACTGGCGGCCTTGGCATTGGGCTCACGCTCGTCAAACGGCTGGTTGAAATGCACGGTGGCAGCATTGTGGCTGAAAGCGCTGGTGATGGCACCGGGAGCACCTTCACGGTCACCTTGCCCGTACTGCAGCAGCCTGACAGCGCTGGCGAGGGTCCACAGACGTTGTCACTGTCTGCGGCTCAGGGTCTGCGTATTGTAGTCTGCGATGACAATGCGGACGCGGCCACGACGCTGAGCACCGTACTGCAGGCAGACGGACACGACGTCGCGACGGTTCACCGCGGCGAGGACGCCGTGCAACTGGCGCTCGTGCAGCAGCCCGATGTCATCATCCTCGATCTTGGTATGCCGGGCCTCAACGGCTTTGACACGGCTGAGCAAATCAGGGTGCAAACGGCTGGTCCGGCACCCTGCCTCATTGCACTCACTGGATGGGGCGCCGACGACTATCGCGACCGCACGCGCCGTGCCGGCTTTGACCACCATCTGGTGAAGCCCGCAGATCTCTCCGCCTTGCGGCAGATCCTCGCCACGGTCAAGGTGCGAACTGCAGAGTAA
- a CDS encoding CsbD family protein: MNTDTAKGTWTEMKGKLREKWGQLREDELDQLEGKWEQVSGLIQQRYGEAKEKVEEELSRLRHSLESRGDRASRDLPPAAPPARPL; the protein is encoded by the coding sequence ATGAACACCGATACCGCGAAGGGAACCTGGACCGAGATGAAGGGCAAGCTGCGCGAGAAGTGGGGGCAGCTTCGCGAGGACGAACTGGACCAGCTCGAGGGGAAGTGGGAGCAGGTGTCCGGCCTCATCCAGCAGCGCTACGGCGAGGCCAAGGAGAAGGTGGAGGAGGAGTTGAGCCGCCTTCGTCACTCACTTGAAAGCCGCGGCGACCGTGCTTCCCGTGACCTGCCGCCGGCAGCACCACCGGCTCGACCGCTGTAA
- a CDS encoding DUF4159 domain-containing protein encodes MANTFIHADTRVPEPPASDRRRFLASLCGVAAGVLLPRVAPALVTRHAFTFARLRYSSGDWDYNPKVCANLLDAVVQYTDIPVNQQEVVITADSAELLAFPFLFMTGHKLVRFSEAERRGLVRYVENGGLLFSDDCNHDVNGLYAKSFEAEMDRAFGPGRMPKLPRTHRLYSSFFEFPDGPPRTSHELNGWGDNVVHDYLRGVEHDGRLGVLYSNKDYGCEWDYDWKNKRFRRRDNTRFGVNVVVYAMT; translated from the coding sequence ATGGCGAATACGTTCATCCATGCAGATACCAGAGTGCCCGAACCTCCGGCGAGCGATCGCCGGAGGTTTCTGGCGTCACTGTGTGGCGTGGCGGCCGGCGTGTTGCTTCCCCGTGTGGCGCCAGCGCTCGTCACGCGGCATGCATTCACCTTCGCCCGATTGCGCTACAGCTCGGGTGATTGGGACTACAACCCCAAGGTCTGTGCGAACCTGCTCGATGCGGTCGTGCAATACACGGACATTCCGGTCAATCAGCAGGAAGTGGTGATCACGGCCGATTCGGCGGAGCTGCTGGCCTTCCCGTTTCTCTTCATGACGGGGCACAAGCTGGTGCGATTCAGCGAAGCTGAGCGTCGCGGCCTGGTGCGTTACGTGGAGAACGGTGGGCTGCTGTTCAGTGACGACTGCAATCACGATGTGAACGGCTTGTACGCAAAGTCATTCGAGGCCGAGATGGACCGGGCGTTCGGGCCGGGGCGCATGCCGAAGCTGCCGCGCACACACCGACTCTATTCGAGCTTCTTCGAGTTCCCCGACGGTCCTCCGCGCACGTCTCACGAGCTGAACGGCTGGGGTGACAATGTCGTGCATGACTACCTGCGCGGCGTGGAGCACGACGGGCGACTGGGTGTGCTGTACTCCAACAAGGACTACGGCTGCGAGTGGGATTATGACTGGAAGAACAAGCGGTTCCGGCGGCGGGATAATACGAGGTTTGGGGTGAATGTGGTGGTGTATGCGATGACCTGA